AAGTAAAAATTGTACTCTATATAGGTAAAACACTACTTAGTAGTTACGTGGCAGTGGCAAAACAAATTTTACGAGACTAGAATGAGTAGACGTACTAGATATATAATGCAGCCTAATTGCACaatacacccccaaacctaagggatgcattgtcctcaatgcatgtaAAAATATGTAAcagataaacaaaaatatagatatgtataGAAAATGTCAtggaaagagaaataaaatgcaCGAGGTAGGGAAAGAAAAACTTCCCTGGCTTGGACTGGAGTGTAGTTACTTCATTCGGCCTTATGAGTGGGTTTATGGGCACTAATTTTGTACTGCAACTTCCTCTTCATGGGGTTCATTTCGTCCCCCTCCTTATCAGTTTTCGTGAGCTCATCAATAAGATGATCGATGTCACGATCTTGTGAAGTCGTGAAAACTGGTGGGGTGGGTGGAATAGGGTCCTTACCTTTTGTGGTGGTAGTAGTGGCAATGGCAGTTTTCATCTTTCTCTTATTCTTCTTCATTCTCAAGATTTAATGATGTCATCTTTTCAGAATCCTCAACAATATTTTCCCTTTCATGGATTCAGCTCTGGTAGTAGGAGTTTGAGTTGGCTCCTCTACAGCTTTAGGAATTGGGAGCAAAGACGTGGGGAAGGCAGGGAGTTCTGGCATCGGCTTTGTAAAGTTCTTTTGTAGGGATCTTTTAAGAGCCAAATATTTGTTTCTTACATAACTCCAATATTGAGCCTGTTGCTCCTAGGCCTTAAACATCTATTCAGCTAGTTGAAACTACTGAATCTCAAAGAGGGAAATCCTTTGCTTCAGTTACTTTAAGGAGTGCAACACTTACTGTTCGAAGGAGTTGCGAGATGCTAAAGGTGTTGTCGTGGGAAAATATGCAACAATATAAGAGGTAGCCAGACTATGCTAAGTTGATTTTGCAGCATCAATGCCTGATTTGGGGAAAATGGCTCGGGATAGTCCACCCTTCTTGGGGGAAACATCCTCATCAGCATTGAAAGGGACTCTAGCAGTGTGGCACAAAGCAGTAATGAAGGACGGAAAGTTTAGGCTGCCAGTATTTTTCTCGGCACACCGGTGCACCTCTTGAAAAATGAATCGGGCAATATTGATTCTTTTCACCTTGATGATGGAGTGTAATAAGAGCATCCTTTCCTTTGAAACAATCGTATTGTGAGATGATGGCACGAGGAAACTCTTCAGAAAATGGTACCACAATTTCCCAATAGGCTTTAAAAAATCCCTCTCAACGGTATAGCAATCTTGATTGGAAATAGTCCAACACGTACCTTCAACACATAAATCATTCAAGACTTGAGTCAATCCATTAACAGTGACATTGTCAGCGAACGGTATATGTTTATCTTGCACATCAGTGATCCCAAATCGGGAGTTAATATGATCTTCATCGAATGGAATTGAAGTGCCACGAACATAGATAAAAGGAGAATCAGGTGAATTAGTATgtgcataaaattcacaaacaaCCTTTTCGAAAATGTCCTCAGGGTGCAAACAGAAAATACTACACCCGTGCTTCTCCGCGATGGAGGACATGGACTCCTCATAGCCCATGCATGGTTCATTCTTGAACAAGAACCCTTGTTCGAAACAAAATGGGCACAGTAACAGAATGGGCCCAGCTATCCAAAAATATCTCCCTTGGACTTTTGTGTCTGATTAACCCATGTTACCTCGTACCTAGACATTCATTCACCCAATTTTTTGCGGCATAATTTCCTTTTGAGATGCTATGGCAAAGTCCTCCTAGTATCACAACTGATAATCCCACACTTTTATTCTGTCTCcggaaattttgaaaactactcattaatcaaagataaaaatagaaatgaaacaacattaaataattaatgataactgataataaaaatgaaatgaaagtaaaacaattaaagaaaggaaaactaaaaacaaaactgCTAACTTAAACATCTCAGAGGTCAATGGATTGCTTATCATGATCTACATGAGCACCCTAGTAGTGCTTCAAGCGTTGTCCATTTACTTTGAATGTGATCCCCTTTTTCAAGTCTTTGATACTAACAGCTCCATGCGGGTATACTTGAGCAACTTTTAAGGGACCTAACAAGcaagattttaatttactaGGGAACAATTTGAGCCTAGAGTTGAACAACAACACCTGTTGCCCTGGTTCAAATTGCATTGGCATAATTCTATTACCATGCCAACGCTTGGTCTTATCCTTGTACAGTTTAGAATTTTCATATGTCTGTGCCCTGAATTCTTTAATTTCATTCAGTTCTAACAACCTTTTATGGCCAGCAGTGTCCCAATCCATGTTCAGCTTTTAAATAGCCCAAAATGATTTGTGCTCAAGCTCAATAGGTAGGTGAAATGACTTTCCATAAACAAGTTTAAAAGGTGACATCcctaataatgttttaaatgcaGCACGATAGGCCCATAAAGCTTCATCCACCCTAGAGGATCAATCCTTACGAATTGGGTTCACCAGTTTTTCTAGAATCTTCTTAATTTCTCTATTAGAAATTTCATATTGTCCATTTTTTTGGGGATGATATGCTATGGCAATCTGATGTTTCACCCCACATCGATGCAAGGCATTAGCCACTAGCCTACAATCAAAATGAgatccttcatcactaataatggCTTTAGGCGTACCGAATCTCTTGAAAATGTTCCTGTGCAAGAACTTCATTACTGAATTTACATCATTAATAGGAAGTGCAATAGCTTCGACCCACTAAGAAACATAGTCCACTACCAATAGTATGTAGAGGTTGCCCATTAATggtggaaatggacccataGAGTCTATTCCCTATACATCAAACAACTCAATCTCCAAAATATTTTGCAGCGACATTTCATGTCTCCTAGATAGATTTCCCGTCCTCTGACAATGTTCACACGACTGAAGAAATTCATGAGCATCCTTGAACAGACTCGGGTAATAAATTCGTGACTGAAGTACTTTAGCAGCAGTTCGTATTCGTCCAAAGTGTCCTTTGTTTGGAGCTGAATGACAATGCTACAGATTGCAATGTATTTCATCACCAAGGACACACTTCCTAATTATCTTATCAACACAATGCTTAAATAGGAAGGGTTCATCCCAATAATTATGCTTGGCATCATGAAGGAGTTTTCGTCTTCTTTGGCTGTTGAGATTAGATGGCATCACATCACTAACTAAAAAGTTCACTATATTGGCATACCAAGATAATGCCATGGCAACTAAAAACTACTTATCTGGAAAGTCTTCTTTAATAAGTTTGTCATTAGGAACACTGACGTGAGTTAATCTTCTACTTCTTTACTTGAGTTAATTTGATTGTTAATTGTCTTccttaattttatctaatttaggttattttttatttaattttacttttagatTGATTTTCGTAgtataattttagattattactatttagtccTGTTAgtgtggaaaagaaaaattttgattaattcaacCTCCCTTGGGCACAATCCTCTAAATACTTCCTAGAGTGTTTCATTGTAGCACTTTACTATAATACAATTTGATCTGTATACTTGTGGACACTGCTGctttattatatatctttttgaTGCAGTATTTCCGGTCCTGACATTCGCACGTATGGCGATGGATAGTTGTCGCCCCTCATATGTAATATGAGGGTGTTTGGCACTCACCTACATTGAGCTCAATTTATATGTGCTTCATGGACTTTTAatccaacactttataatttaatctagccCAATacaagtttttctatttccaaaataaatattaattaattaattaattagattagattagttaaattttctaataaataattttctcaatccaattctaatcctttaaagtcatgacaactttcttgtaaaaaaattatgaagaaacatatttaatatctattttcaacatattcacaatgactaattaatttaattccattttctaacctcaattatttaattaaataataattgaaaaccttaaatttttatcaagTCATTTCTATACTCAATGAATGTGAcccatttctttaattttatatttttcatccatttttgttaatttggttctacatacaattcatttttggtttcaactaGCTAccggagggaccaattggatATATGTAATGAGgacacaaataatttataattcagtTCTAGTTTTTtccctattaattataaacttatttagtcaagaaatcattccactatagtaatGTAATAGCCtcttttttagtggtgtcggaaacagtagTTTCAGGGCCACAATTCTTATagtgagtccataaatattatttaataatatttatagtttattttagtgttttattgatttttaatctgataatttttgttaattggataattagttaagtacaagtggttcggttcaaaagtcaagtggttttcaaaaatgaggtatcgagacctcattttcataaactGAGCTCAtaaatactattttttaatatttatggagaTACTTTATAGTGGATTGAAGTTTGGTCTGGAAATTTTGGTGATTTGATAGTTAACtaaggaaaaaggactaaatcctAAAAGACGTAAAACTTCAT
The nucleotide sequence above comes from Gossypium raimondii isolate GPD5lz chromosome 13, ASM2569854v1, whole genome shotgun sequence. Encoded proteins:
- the LOC105765219 gene encoding uncharacterized protein LOC105765219; this translates as MDWDTAGHKRLLELNEIKEFRAQTYENSKLYKDKTKRWHGNRIMPMQFEPGQQVLLFNSRLKLFPSKLKSCLLGPLKVAQVYPHGAVSIKDLKKGITFKVNGQRLKHY